From the Diospyros lotus cultivar Yz01 chromosome 13, ASM1463336v1, whole genome shotgun sequence genome, one window contains:
- the LOC127788507 gene encoding uncharacterized protein LOC127788507 isoform X2, which translates to MYDAGIPFNAVTYDSFKVFIEAVGQYGPGVKPPSYHEVRVPLLKQEVEATREMMKDHEEAWAKYGCSILSDGWKDKRERTLINFLVNSPKGSMFLESVDGSSYSKTGEKMFQLLSKCVEKIGVRNVVQVVTDSASNNVLAGRFLEAKYPTLFWTPCAAHCLDLMLEDIFKLPNMKKTFERAVMVNSYIYTRSGLVNMLRRFTDKKELLRPAKTRFATAFITLGRMHSLKSNLRWMFTSEEWMTSKWVKEAGAKKVVEVILMPSFWNNVVFALKVAGPLVRVLCLVDGEKKPAMGYIYEAMDRAKEAIANSFNGDEKKYAPIFQIIDNRWDVQLHRPLHAAGWYLNPEYFYKAERIDPEIMTGLYECIRKLNPDIKVQDQIDAELSMYNNADGFFGNYMAIRKRAEKSPAE; encoded by the exons atgtatgatgcaggcattccattcaatgcagtgacatatgacagttttaaagtatttatagaaGCAGTTGGTCAGTATGGTCCGGGTGTGAAGCCGCCTAGTTACCATGAAGTCAGGGTTCCCCTTCTCAAACAAGAGGTGGAAGCCACTCGTGAAATgatgaaagatcatgaagaggcgtgggccaaatatggatgttccattttgtcagatggctggaaagacaagagggaaaggacattgattaactttttagtcaattctcctaaaggaagtatgttcttggagtctgttgatggttctagctattcaaagactggggaaaagatgtttcaattattaagtaaatgtgtggaaaagattggagtaagaaatgtggtgcaagtggtcaccgatagtgcttcaaacaatgttttagcag gaagatttttggaggcaaaatatcctacgttgttttggacaccatgtgcagcgcactgtttggatttaatgttggaagatattttcaagttacctaatatgaagaagacatttgagagaGCTGTTATGGTGAATAGCTATATCTATACTCGTTCGGGTCTAGTAAACATGCTTAGAAGGTTTACTGacaagaaagagttgttgaggcctgcaaaaacacggtttgcaactgcctttatcactttgggcaggatgcatagtctgaaaagcaaccttagatggatgtttacctccgaggagtggatgacaagcaagtgggtaaaagaagcgggggctaaaaaggttgtagaagtgattttgatgccttcattttggaacaatGTTGTATTTGCTTTAAAGGTGGCTGGTCCATTGGTGCGTGTATTGTGCTTAGTGGATGGTGAGAAGAAGCCTgctatgggatacatatatgaggccatggatagggccaaagaagcgattgctaactcttttaatggggatgaaaagaagtatgcacCCATTTTTCAGATTATTGATAATCGATGGGATGTTCAGCTTCATCGCCCCTTGCACGCAGCTGGTTGGTACTTGAACCCAGAATATTTCTACAAGGCTGAACGTATAGATCCAGAGATCATGACTGGTttatatgaatgcattagaaagttaaatccaGATATAAAGGTTCAAGACCAAATTGATGCTGAGCTTTCGATGTATAACAATGCAGATGGGTTCTTTGGAAACTATATGGCTATTAGAAAGAGAGCTGAGAAATCACCag CTGAATAG
- the LOC127788507 gene encoding uncharacterized protein LOC127788507 isoform X1: MYDAGIPFNAVTYDSFKVFIEAVGQYGPGVKPPSYHEVRVPLLKQEVEATREMMKDHEEAWAKYGCSILSDGWKDKRERTLINFLVNSPKGSMFLESVDGSSYSKTGEKMFQLLSKCVEKIGVRNVVQVVTDSASNNVLAGRFLEAKYPTLFWTPCAAHCLDLMLEDIFKLPNMKKTFERAVMVNSYIYTRSGLVNMLRRFTDKKELLRPAKTRFATAFITLGRMHSLKSNLRWMFTSEEWMTSKWVKEAGAKKVVEVILMPSFWNNVVFALKVAGPLVRVLCLVDGEKKPAMGYIYEAMDRAKEAIANSFNGDEKKYAPIFQIIDNRWDVQLHRPLHAAGWYLNPEYFYKAERIDPEIMTGLYECIRKLNPDIKVQDQIDAELSMYNNADGFFGNYMAIRKRAEKSPGTHIYIYYIIYIIILDNR; encoded by the exons atgtatgatgcaggcattccattcaatgcagtgacatatgacagttttaaagtatttatagaaGCAGTTGGTCAGTATGGTCCGGGTGTGAAGCCGCCTAGTTACCATGAAGTCAGGGTTCCCCTTCTCAAACAAGAGGTGGAAGCCACTCGTGAAATgatgaaagatcatgaagaggcgtgggccaaatatggatgttccattttgtcagatggctggaaagacaagagggaaaggacattgattaactttttagtcaattctcctaaaggaagtatgttcttggagtctgttgatggttctagctattcaaagactggggaaaagatgtttcaattattaagtaaatgtgtggaaaagattggagtaagaaatgtggtgcaagtggtcaccgatagtgcttcaaacaatgttttagcag gaagatttttggaggcaaaatatcctacgttgttttggacaccatgtgcagcgcactgtttggatttaatgttggaagatattttcaagttacctaatatgaagaagacatttgagagaGCTGTTATGGTGAATAGCTATATCTATACTCGTTCGGGTCTAGTAAACATGCTTAGAAGGTTTACTGacaagaaagagttgttgaggcctgcaaaaacacggtttgcaactgcctttatcactttgggcaggatgcatagtctgaaaagcaaccttagatggatgtttacctccgaggagtggatgacaagcaagtgggtaaaagaagcgggggctaaaaaggttgtagaagtgattttgatgccttcattttggaacaatGTTGTATTTGCTTTAAAGGTGGCTGGTCCATTGGTGCGTGTATTGTGCTTAGTGGATGGTGAGAAGAAGCCTgctatgggatacatatatgaggccatggatagggccaaagaagcgattgctaactcttttaatggggatgaaaagaagtatgcacCCATTTTTCAGATTATTGATAATCGATGGGATGTTCAGCTTCATCGCCCCTTGCACGCAGCTGGTTGGTACTTGAACCCAGAATATTTCTACAAGGCTGAACGTATAGATCCAGAGATCATGACTGGTttatatgaatgcattagaaagttaaatccaGATATAAAGGTTCAAGACCAAATTGATGCTGAGCTTTCGATGTATAACAATGCAGATGGGTTCTTTGGAAACTATATGGCTATTAGAAAGAGAGCTGAGAAATCACCaggtacacatatatatatatattacattatatatataatcattctagataatagataa